In one window of Candidatus Scalindua sp. DNA:
- the fbp gene encoding class 1 fructose-bisphosphatase, with the protein MSNRGMTAQRHIIGQERKHSQATGSLTGLLMDLIYASKVISREVNKAGIADVLGLTGDKNIHGEEVKKLDEYANNRLFQAMDHGGHLCVMASEEDDELIPIPKEFPKGKYVLLFDPLDGSSNIDANVSIGTIFSIHRKKTDGEDGKLEDCLQKGRDQVAAGYIIYGSSTMLVFTTGQGVNGYTLDPSVGEFILSHENIKTPPKGKVYSVNEGNANFWDEGTKEYIRYLKEKDAASDRPYSLRYIGSLVADFHRNLLYGGIFLYPADLKDPEKPGGKLRLLYEASPLAFIVEQAGGLATDGIRNILDIQPTGLHQKVPLIIGCREDVLKYQEFLAHKSLI; encoded by the coding sequence GTGAGTAACAGAGGGATGACTGCACAAAGACATATTATCGGGCAAGAGAGAAAACATTCTCAGGCGACTGGCAGCCTGACAGGATTATTGATGGATCTAATATATGCTTCGAAGGTTATTTCACGGGAAGTAAACAAAGCAGGAATTGCAGATGTGCTTGGCCTGACCGGCGACAAGAATATTCATGGTGAAGAGGTAAAGAAGCTGGATGAATATGCCAATAACCGATTGTTTCAGGCTATGGATCATGGCGGCCATCTGTGCGTAATGGCTTCTGAGGAAGATGACGAACTCATTCCCATCCCGAAGGAGTTCCCTAAAGGGAAATATGTTCTTCTCTTTGACCCCCTTGACGGCTCATCTAATATCGATGCCAATGTGAGTATAGGGACTATATTCTCTATTCATCGAAAAAAAACGGATGGTGAAGATGGAAAGCTTGAAGACTGTCTGCAAAAGGGACGAGATCAAGTTGCTGCCGGATACATCATCTATGGTTCGAGTACAATGCTGGTATTCACAACCGGTCAAGGTGTGAACGGCTATACGCTAGACCCAAGTGTTGGAGAATTCATTTTATCTCATGAGAACATAAAAACGCCACCAAAAGGGAAGGTGTATAGTGTCAATGAAGGAAATGCCAATTTCTGGGATGAAGGCACTAAAGAATACATCCGCTACCTGAAAGAAAAGGATGCCGCATCAGATAGACCGTATTCTTTACGCTATATCGGCTCACTGGTGGCAGATTTTCACCGAAATTTACTTTACGGTGGTATTTTCTTATACCCGGCAGATTTAAAAGACCCGGAGAAACCAGGAGGCAAATTGCGTCTCTTATACGAAGCTTCACCTCTGGCCTTTATAGTTGAACAAGCCGGAGGGCTTGCAACTGATGGGATAAGGAATATATTGGACATCCAGCCAACCGGACTCCATCAAAAAGTTCCTTTGATTATTGGATGCAGAGAAGACGTCCTTAAATATCAGGAATTTCTGGCACATAAGTCTCTGATATAG
- the cysK gene encoding cysteine synthase A: MTIYNDILETIGRTPVVRINKIPDDTCANIFGKLEMSNPAGSVKDRIGLSMVRDAEKRGVLKPGDTIVEPTSGNTGIALAMVAAVRGYKAVFTMPETMSLERRALLKYFGAEIVLTEGSKGMIGAIEKAEELVREKGYFQPQQFDNPANTQIHRETTGREIIEDFAERDLHYFVAGVGTGGTISGAGEALKKHFKNLKNVAVEPAESPVLSGGEPGRHKIQGLGAGFVPSIYNKEVVDEIRQVSSDDSFSMARRLAKEEGICCGISSGANMHIALQIAREAGPGKNILFVIPSTGERYISTDLFKVLET; encoded by the coding sequence ATGACAATATATAATGATATTCTTGAAACAATTGGCAGGACGCCTGTCGTAAGAATAAATAAGATACCTGACGATACATGCGCTAATATTTTTGGAAAATTAGAAATGAGCAACCCTGCCGGCAGTGTAAAAGACCGCATAGGCTTATCAATGGTACGGGATGCAGAAAAAAGAGGAGTGTTGAAACCGGGAGATACCATAGTCGAACCTACTTCAGGAAATACAGGAATAGCATTAGCAATGGTCGCGGCAGTAAGAGGTTACAAGGCCGTCTTTACCATGCCAGAGACCATGAGTCTTGAACGGCGTGCACTTCTTAAATATTTTGGAGCAGAAATTGTCTTAACCGAAGGCTCAAAGGGCATGATAGGTGCTATTGAAAAGGCAGAAGAGCTTGTAAGGGAGAAAGGGTATTTTCAGCCTCAACAATTTGACAACCCTGCAAATACACAGATTCATCGTGAAACAACCGGTCGTGAGATAATCGAAGACTTCGCGGAAAGAGATCTTCATTATTTTGTAGCAGGTGTGGGAACGGGTGGCACCATTTCCGGAGCAGGCGAGGCACTGAAAAAACATTTTAAAAATTTAAAAAATGTGGCTGTCGAGCCTGCAGAGTCTCCGGTCTTATCGGGTGGAGAACCGGGCCGTCACAAAATACAGGGGCTCGGGGCAGGCTTTGTACCGAGTATTTACAATAAGGAGGTTGTCGATGAAATTCGTCAGGTTTCCAGTGATGACTCATTCAGCATGGCAAGACGTCTTGCAAAGGAAGAAGGAATCTGTTGCGGCATATCTTCTGGTGCGAATATGCATATTGCACTTCAAATTGCCAGGGAAGCCGGGCCTGGCAAAAATATTCTTTTCGTAATACCAAGTACAGGAGAACGATATATTTCAACAGATCTATTTAAGGTTCTGGAAACATAA